A region from the Halosolutus gelatinilyticus genome encodes:
- a CDS encoding S26 family signal peptidase, translated as MTGPDSGDTDDDDAGDGTSDHRFSGPGDDPSSDGTAAPDDTYDDATAHRSTEAGRRSTSESGRTDGDAIAAEQGSATRTPDSSNAGAGTDEVTIAEVGIVRWFLRTDDESVVLARDILSSVALVALIGLLLFGISGIWPPLVAVESGSMEPNMQEGDLIFIVDDDRFVGDDPIDGTGIVTRETGQDSGHEKFSQPGDVIVFKPDGSDRRTPVIHRAHFWVEKGENWVDTKANQKYLGGATCAEVQACPAPHDGFVTKGDDNMGYDQHYGGAQTNIVKPEWVTGKAMFRIPYLGHIRLAFDSIFGMTAPTSPSIINSIAIEPGLSAGSGQGPGLAGPAGAAATATTGATAAAAITRRRR; from the coding sequence ATGACCGGCCCCGATTCCGGAGACACCGACGACGACGACGCCGGAGACGGTACTTCCGATCACCGTTTCTCGGGCCCAGGTGACGACCCGTCGTCGGACGGGACCGCCGCTCCGGACGATACGTACGACGACGCGACTGCGCACCGATCGACCGAGGCCGGCCGGCGATCGACTTCCGAATCGGGTCGAACCGACGGCGACGCGATCGCAGCCGAGCAGGGATCGGCGACTCGGACGCCCGACTCCTCGAACGCCGGGGCGGGAACCGACGAGGTGACGATCGCGGAGGTCGGTATCGTTCGCTGGTTTCTGCGAACCGACGACGAGTCGGTCGTCCTCGCCCGCGATATCCTGAGCAGCGTCGCGCTCGTCGCGCTCATCGGCCTCCTGCTGTTCGGGATCAGCGGCATCTGGCCGCCGCTGGTCGCCGTCGAGAGCGGGAGCATGGAACCCAACATGCAAGAGGGAGACCTGATCTTCATCGTCGACGACGACCGATTCGTCGGCGACGATCCGATCGACGGCACCGGGATCGTTACCCGCGAAACCGGGCAGGACAGCGGCCACGAGAAGTTCAGTCAACCCGGCGACGTCATCGTCTTCAAACCCGACGGAAGCGATCGCCGGACGCCCGTCATCCATCGGGCCCACTTCTGGGTCGAAAAGGGCGAAAACTGGGTCGACACCAAGGCGAACCAGAAGTACCTCGGTGGGGCCACCTGCGCCGAAGTACAAGCCTGTCCGGCGCCGCACGACGGCTTCGTCACCAAGGGCGACGATAACATGGGCTACGATCAGCACTACGGCGGGGCCCAGACGAACATCGTCAAACCCGAGTGGGTCACCGGCAAGGCCATGTTCCGGATCCCGTATCTCGGACACATCCGGCTGGCCTTCGACTCGATCTTCGGGATGACGGCCCCGACGTCGCCGTCGATCATCAACTCGATCGCGATCGAGCCGGGACTGTCAGCGGGATCGGGCCAGGGGCCTGGACTCGCCGGTCCGGCCGGCGCAGCGGCGACGGCAACGACCGGCGCGACGGCTGCGGCCGCCATCACGCGACGACGACGGTAA
- a CDS encoding Cdc6/Cdc18 family protein: MSDKNTESTRTDVNVERDETAGFSTDFGNSDIEDESSNQGLFDDLLSGEPIFENKEVLRPSYTPHELPHRSDQINKMATILVAALRGETPSNILIYGKTGTGKTASAKFVSKELESTSQKYSVPCDVEYINCEVTDTQYRVLAQLANKFIEKNEAQIADRIDTLESLLEKLEEYDRPADRATTQSDLFDEAAGLSSDRDGSDPDDSVSAGGNFDVKSGESAVETGGSDSALDTGDPGSDATGGSGTSGDGTRGDAIGAGGTLPPDHPLESTPFGSRAEIEDRIDQLRADEESFEEVPMTGWPTDRVYSVFFDAVDYDERVVVIMLDEIDKLVEKSGDDTLYNLSRMNSELENSRVSIIGISNDLKFTDFLDPRVKSSLGEEEIVFPPYDANQLRDILQHRSEVAFKEGALSDDVIPLCAAFAAQEHGDARRALDLLRTAGELAERSQAETIDEEHVRQAQDKIELDRVVEVVRTLPTQSKLVLFAIILLEKNGVHSINTGEVFNIYKRLCEEIDADVLTQRRVTDLISELDMLGIVNAIVVSKGRYGRTKEISLSVPLEETEAVLLSDSRLSDIDDIQPFVQARFEN, translated from the coding sequence ATGTCAGACAAGAATACGGAATCCACCAGGACCGACGTAAACGTCGAGCGCGACGAAACAGCCGGCTTTTCGACTGATTTCGGGAATTCCGATATCGAAGACGAAAGTTCGAATCAGGGGTTGTTCGACGACCTCCTCAGCGGGGAGCCGATCTTCGAGAACAAGGAGGTGTTACGTCCGTCCTACACGCCACACGAACTGCCACACCGTAGCGACCAGATCAACAAGATGGCGACGATTCTCGTCGCCGCCCTCCGCGGCGAAACGCCGTCGAACATCCTCATCTACGGGAAGACCGGCACCGGAAAGACCGCGAGCGCCAAGTTCGTCAGCAAGGAACTCGAGAGCACCTCCCAGAAGTACAGCGTTCCCTGCGACGTCGAGTACATCAACTGCGAGGTAACCGACACGCAGTACCGCGTCCTCGCGCAGCTGGCGAACAAGTTCATCGAGAAAAACGAGGCGCAGATCGCCGATCGGATCGACACACTCGAATCGCTCCTCGAGAAGCTCGAGGAGTACGATCGACCGGCCGACCGGGCTACTACCCAGTCCGATCTCTTCGACGAGGCGGCTGGTCTGTCGTCCGATCGAGACGGCTCCGACCCCGACGATTCGGTTTCGGCTGGAGGTAACTTCGACGTCAAGTCTGGCGAATCTGCAGTTGAAACAGGGGGGTCTGATTCAGCACTCGATACCGGAGATCCGGGTAGCGACGCGACGGGCGGCAGCGGGACGTCCGGCGACGGAACGCGCGGCGACGCGATCGGTGCCGGTGGAACGCTCCCGCCGGACCATCCGCTGGAATCGACGCCGTTCGGTTCGCGTGCGGAGATCGAAGACCGGATCGACCAACTGCGCGCCGACGAGGAGTCGTTCGAGGAAGTGCCGATGACCGGTTGGCCGACCGATCGGGTCTACAGCGTGTTCTTCGACGCCGTCGATTACGACGAGCGGGTCGTCGTGATCATGCTCGACGAGATCGACAAACTCGTCGAGAAGAGCGGCGACGACACGCTCTACAACCTCTCGCGGATGAACTCCGAACTCGAGAACTCGCGCGTCTCGATCATCGGCATCTCGAACGATCTGAAGTTCACCGACTTCCTCGACCCGCGCGTCAAGTCCTCGCTGGGCGAAGAGGAGATCGTCTTCCCGCCGTACGACGCCAACCAGTTGCGGGACATCCTCCAGCACCGATCGGAGGTCGCGTTCAAGGAAGGTGCGCTGTCCGACGACGTGATCCCGCTGTGCGCCGCGTTCGCCGCGCAGGAACACGGGGACGCGCGCCGCGCGCTCGATCTGCTTCGAACGGCGGGCGAACTCGCGGAGCGGTCCCAGGCCGAGACGATCGACGAGGAACACGTCCGGCAGGCCCAGGACAAGATCGAACTCGACCGGGTCGTCGAGGTCGTCCGGACCCTGCCGACGCAGAGCAAACTCGTCCTTTTCGCGATCATCCTCCTCGAGAAGAACGGCGTCCACAGCATCAACACGGGCGAGGTGTTCAACATCTACAAGCGCCTCTGCGAGGAGATCGACGCCGACGTGCTGACCCAGCGCCGCGTCACCGATCTCATCAGCGAACTCGATATGCTCGGAATCGTGAACGCGATCGTCGTCTCGAAGGGGCGGTACGGTCGAACGAAGGAGATCAGCCTCTCGGTTCCGCTCGAAGAGACCGAGGCCGTCCTGCTCTCGGACTCCCGGTTGAGCGATATCGACGACATCCAGCCGTTCGTCCAGGCCCGTTTCGAGAATTGA
- a CDS encoding Era-like GTP-binding protein — protein sequence MGLFTELKDSISRVTERLFSEQEPKRIGIYGPPNAGKTTLANRIARDWTGDAVGTESHIPHETRRARRKEGVEIERNGKTVTIDIVDTPGVTTKVDYEEFTDEMEEDDAIRRSREATEGVAEAMHWLREDVDGVIYVLDSAEDPITQVNTMLIGIIESRDLPVLIFANKIDLDESSVKRIEDAFPQHKTVPLSAKEGENMDEVYESIAEYFG from the coding sequence ATGGGATTGTTCACAGAGCTCAAAGATAGTATCTCTCGGGTCACGGAACGCCTGTTCTCCGAACAGGAGCCCAAACGAATCGGTATCTATGGTCCGCCGAACGCCGGCAAGACGACGCTCGCGAACCGAATCGCCCGCGACTGGACTGGTGACGCTGTCGGGACGGAGAGTCACATTCCACACGAAACGCGCCGCGCACGCCGGAAGGAAGGCGTCGAGATCGAACGGAACGGCAAGACGGTGACGATCGACATCGTCGACACGCCGGGCGTCACGACGAAGGTCGATTACGAGGAGTTCACCGACGAGATGGAAGAAGACGACGCCATCCGCCGATCGCGAGAGGCGACCGAGGGCGTCGCCGAGGCGATGCATTGGTTGCGGGAGGACGTCGACGGCGTCATCTACGTTCTGGACAGCGCAGAGGACCCGATCACGCAGGTCAACACGATGTTGATCGGGATCATCGAATCCCGCGATCTGCCGGTATTGATCTTCGCGAACAAGATCGACCTCGATGAATCGAGCGTCAAGCGGATCGAGGACGCCTTCCCGCAGCATAAGACGGTTCCGCTGTCGGCCAAGGAGGGCGAGAATATGGACGAAGTGTACGAGAGCATCGCGGAGTACTTCGGGTGA
- a CDS encoding DUF2073 domain-containing protein, producing the protein MPKATNADEPDAPDGVQIDLISGERMDGMATMEKIRMILDGVHEGNIVILEEGLTPDEESRLIEVTMSEISPNEFNGIEIETYPRSDTRDSSLLGRIMGSNESTAKLTVIGPANQIETLHKDETLISALVSRD; encoded by the coding sequence ATGCCAAAAGCAACGAACGCGGACGAACCGGACGCTCCGGACGGTGTCCAGATCGACCTCATCAGCGGCGAACGGATGGACGGAATGGCGACCATGGAGAAGATCCGGATGATCTTAGACGGTGTCCACGAGGGGAACATCGTCATCCTCGAAGAGGGGTTGACGCCCGACGAGGAGAGTAGACTCATCGAGGTGACGATGTCCGAGATCAGTCCCAACGAGTTCAACGGGATCGAGATCGAGACCTACCCGCGGTCGGACACGCGCGATTCGTCGCTGCTCGGTCGGATCATGGGATCGAACGAGTCGACGGCGAAACTGACCGTGATCGGCCCGGCGAACCAGATCGAAACGCTCCACAAGGACGAAACGCTCATCAGCGCACTCGTGTCCCGAGACTAA
- a CDS encoding OapC/ArvC family zinc-ribbon domain-containing protein, which produces MPHQCTNCGRVFPDGSKEMLSGCPDCGGNKFQFAPKAMAARESADTGDSGSTRARSTASSRTTESADVTDSGAGSEGAGGTRTASESRTAGEKNSDWPSSASPDAGDASTPATGSDEFTEWPDAARRPEDRSAPPQEERADTGTDSPVDSADPTDRSDPVDPSDRTSLPDDEDTAQADARSEVVSTDDLPSQPPDELPPRTRDTDDRAATGSTDVPPESRPADDAAPPGNGRVVSEPSADRPSIEELRAELNQQFESIKILQPGQYELNLMELYNREEYIVSLQEDGRYVIDVPESWRGADSE; this is translated from the coding sequence ATGCCTCACCAATGCACGAACTGCGGCCGGGTGTTCCCTGACGGCTCGAAGGAGATGCTCTCGGGCTGTCCCGACTGCGGCGGGAACAAGTTCCAGTTCGCGCCGAAGGCGATGGCCGCACGCGAGTCGGCGGATACGGGCGACTCCGGATCGACCCGGGCTCGATCGACCGCGTCGTCCCGAACGACGGAGTCCGCCGACGTCACCGATTCCGGAGCCGGTTCGGAGGGAGCCGGCGGCACACGTACTGCGAGTGAGTCACGCACCGCGGGAGAGAAGAACTCTGACTGGCCCTCGTCTGCGTCGCCCGACGCCGGCGACGCGTCCACCCCGGCGACCGGATCGGACGAGTTCACTGAGTGGCCCGACGCCGCACGGCGGCCCGAGGATCGATCGGCACCGCCACAGGAAGAGCGGGCCGATACCGGGACGGACTCCCCTGTCGATTCGGCAGACCCGACCGATAGATCGGATCCGGTCGACCCGTCGGACAGGACGTCGCTCCCGGACGACGAAGACACCGCACAGGCCGACGCGCGCAGCGAAGTCGTGTCGACGGACGACCTCCCGTCGCAGCCGCCGGACGAGCTTCCACCGCGGACCCGCGATACCGACGATCGGGCCGCGACCGGGTCGACGGACGTCCCACCGGAATCTCGACCCGCAGACGACGCCGCACCGCCGGGCAACGGCCGCGTCGTCAGCGAACCGTCGGCCGATCGACCGTCGATCGAAGAGCTCCGCGCGGAACTCAACCAACAGTTCGAGAGCATCAAGATCCTGCAGCCGGGCCAGTACGAACTCAACCTGATGGAGCTCTACAACCGTGAGGAGTACATCGTGTCGCTGCAAGAGGACGGGCGGTACGTCATCGACGTCCCGGAATCGTGGCGCGGCGCCGACTCCGAGTAA
- a CDS encoding DUF7089 family protein — protein MFETRTLSSRLEAVRDAYAPDARVVDATRDFETVPPAQAEDLGLIVDSLEPASYPADWLPDDAPTLLARYASSNLTIGMPGDGSIAWTRQTDPPTVIVKPRVQGSPESFIDFLLAEAFVELDLGVPEHFLGFFEDDYPALNRATPLDPGGTYQVAAALYDGWVGLQSREVFAGWNDDYPELADAWQDAGTRLEGRVGDLPRAVARGETDFADATELACAAIKHAIELPAPYAALDTDAYRDHGSAYAVRWAEKTFDSLAE, from the coding sequence ATGTTCGAGACCCGGACGCTCTCGAGTCGGCTCGAAGCGGTCCGCGATGCGTACGCGCCTGACGCGCGGGTAGTCGACGCGACCCGTGACTTCGAGACGGTCCCACCCGCGCAGGCCGAGGATCTCGGTCTGATCGTCGACTCGCTCGAACCCGCGAGCTATCCCGCGGACTGGCTTCCCGACGACGCACCCACGCTGCTCGCTCGCTACGCGAGTTCGAATCTGACGATCGGGATGCCGGGCGACGGGAGCATCGCGTGGACGCGTCAGACCGATCCGCCGACGGTCATCGTCAAACCCCGCGTTCAGGGCTCACCGGAGTCGTTTATCGACTTCCTCCTCGCGGAGGCGTTCGTGGAACTCGATCTCGGCGTCCCGGAGCACTTCCTCGGCTTCTTCGAGGACGACTATCCCGCGTTGAACCGGGCGACCCCGCTCGACCCCGGCGGCACCTATCAGGTCGCCGCGGCGCTGTACGACGGCTGGGTGGGGCTCCAGAGCCGCGAGGTCTTCGCCGGATGGAACGACGACTACCCGGAACTCGCCGACGCGTGGCAGGATGCGGGAACCAGACTCGAGGGCCGGGTCGGGGACCTTCCGCGGGCCGTCGCCCGCGGCGAGACCGACTTCGCGGATGCGACCGAACTCGCCTGTGCGGCGATCAAACACGCGATCGAACTCCCGGCGCCGTACGCGGCCCTCGATACCGACGCGTACCGGGATCACGGATCGGCGTACGCGGTTCGATGGGCCGAGAAGACGTTCGACTCGCTGGCCGAGTGA
- a CDS encoding DUF7090 family protein, with protein sequence MEYALEIDGTPETVPGGTGVLLLHPSTGETDRIDTDFLKTDTDTFLVISTRTTAREVRQKLEYYDVDEKRAEILDTLSIERGYSRRSSDAVHYVAAPDDVDGIVDHIDGFLNDHDGKLRLSFDSVTELAYYAGDDEALEAVERILELLDEYDAIGLFHVSEDPHDEAFVEEIRELFGGVIDLDEDGTIDAEF encoded by the coding sequence ATGGAATACGCGCTTGAAATCGACGGGACGCCAGAGACGGTACCGGGCGGAACCGGGGTGCTTCTACTCCACCCGAGCACGGGCGAAACTGACCGCATCGACACAGATTTCCTCAAGACGGATACCGACACCTTCCTCGTCATCTCCACCCGAACCACCGCTCGAGAGGTCAGGCAGAAACTGGAGTACTACGACGTCGACGAGAAACGTGCCGAAATCCTCGATACGCTGAGCATCGAGCGCGGCTACTCCCGCCGATCGAGCGATGCGGTCCACTACGTCGCCGCCCCGGACGACGTCGACGGCATCGTCGATCACATCGACGGCTTCCTCAACGACCACGACGGCAAACTCCGGCTCAGTTTCGATTCCGTCACGGAACTCGCCTACTACGCCGGCGACGACGAGGCGCTCGAGGCCGTCGAGCGGATCCTCGAACTTCTGGACGAATACGACGCGATCGGCCTCTTTCACGTCTCCGAGGACCCTCACGACGAGGCGTTCGTCGAGGAGATCCGCGAGCTGTTCGGCGGCGTGATCGATCTGGACGAAGACGGCACCATCGACGCCGAATTCTGA
- a CDS encoding class I SAM-dependent methyltransferase: MSVREEFDDWATSGRDKGMEERHWHTAKHALARMPVEPGDTVLDLGCGSGYAGRALRDTKGAGRVYGLDGAPEMARNAAGYTDDGQVGYVVGDFGSLPFEDDSINHVWSMEAFYYAADPRETLAEIARVLRSGGAFYCAVNYYEENVHSHEWQELISIEMTRWDREQYRSAFREAGLHVAEQDNVPDREITIPNKSEFPTDDWDTREAMVERYREFGTLLTVGVAP, from the coding sequence ATGAGCGTACGCGAGGAGTTCGACGACTGGGCCACGAGCGGTCGCGACAAGGGGATGGAAGAGCGCCACTGGCACACCGCCAAACACGCGCTCGCGCGGATGCCCGTCGAACCCGGCGATACGGTGCTCGACCTGGGCTGTGGCAGCGGTTACGCCGGCCGGGCGCTGCGGGACACCAAGGGCGCCGGCCGCGTCTACGGCCTCGACGGCGCCCCCGAGATGGCGCGAAACGCCGCCGGCTACACCGACGACGGGCAGGTCGGGTACGTCGTCGGCGACTTCGGCTCGCTCCCCTTCGAGGACGACTCGATCAACCACGTTTGGTCGATGGAGGCCTTCTACTACGCCGCGGATCCCCGCGAGACGCTCGCCGAAATCGCCCGCGTGCTCCGATCCGGCGGCGCCTTCTACTGCGCCGTCAACTACTACGAGGAGAACGTCCACTCCCACGAGTGGCAGGAGTTAATCTCGATCGAGATGACCCGCTGGGACCGCGAGCAGTACCGATCGGCCTTCCGCGAGGCCGGCCTTCACGTCGCCGAACAGGACAACGTCCCCGATCGGGAGATCACCATCCCGAACAAGTCCGAATTTCCGACCGACGACTGGGACACCCGCGAAGCGATGGTCGAACGCTACCGCGAGTTCGGCACGTTACTCACCGTCGGCGTCGCGCCCTGA
- a CDS encoding DUF1684 domain-containing protein, with protein sequence MADASDADVDPDRWSAELESKRAEKDEFFADHPQSPIPPDERDEFSGLDYFEPDPDYRVTATVEVHDDPEVVLMETTAGREMRYLRTATLEFELVRDDPDLQDGTFELGAYEIERQSDEPLFIPFRDKTTGQQTYRGGRYMELAPDRDLETDDEIVVDFNLAYTPFCAFSETFDCPLPPEENWLDAAIPAGERFESN encoded by the coding sequence ATGGCCGATGCTTCCGACGCGGACGTCGATCCCGATCGCTGGAGCGCCGAACTCGAGTCGAAACGCGCCGAGAAGGACGAGTTCTTCGCCGACCATCCCCAGTCGCCGATCCCGCCCGACGAGCGCGACGAGTTTTCGGGGCTGGACTACTTCGAACCGGATCCCGACTACCGCGTGACCGCGACCGTCGAGGTCCACGACGACCCCGAAGTCGTGTTGATGGAGACGACCGCGGGCCGGGAGATGCGCTACCTGCGAACCGCGACGCTCGAGTTCGAACTCGTGCGGGACGATCCGGACCTTCAGGACGGGACGTTCGAACTCGGCGCGTACGAGATCGAACGTCAGAGCGACGAACCGCTTTTCATCCCGTTCCGCGACAAGACTACCGGCCAACAGACCTACCGGGGCGGTCGGTACATGGAACTCGCGCCCGATCGCGACCTCGAGACGGACGACGAGATCGTCGTCGACTTCAACCTCGCGTACACCCCGTTCTGTGCGTTCAGCGAGACCTTCGATTGCCCGCTCCCGCCGGAGGAAAACTGGCTCGACGCGGCGATCCCGGCGGGGGAGCGGTTCGAGTCGAACTGA
- a CDS encoding DUF7127 family protein produces the protein MKVPKALQNADRSGAVVRTFEYDDGSVIAVDFGHAGDALTVDILGSTAIVVTDGEQFEFELPPEATDVSVQNGVLTIEE, from the coding sequence ATGAAAGTCCCCAAAGCCCTCCAGAACGCCGATCGCAGCGGCGCGGTCGTCCGGACCTTCGAGTACGACGACGGCAGCGTTATCGCCGTCGACTTCGGCCACGCGGGCGACGCCCTCACCGTCGACATCCTCGGGTCGACCGCGATCGTCGTCACCGACGGCGAGCAGTTCGAGTTCGAACTGCCGCCCGAAGCGACGGACGTGTCCGTCCAGAACGGCGTTCTAACGATCGAAGAATAG
- a CDS encoding ATP-dependent DNA helicase: MTNWRMVFGHDEPYDEQVDGIETAIETARDGGYSVVEGACGTGKTMIALTAGIDLVRDPDTDYERVFVLTSVKQQLRQFEADLETINENLPDDWNPVSGLTLVGKADVCPYNRANAGGIDDGNVYDRCETLRDRTRDLTGEGGDTTTGTLAARARQQQTGLADSGRTATTARFLETAGEPAPYPLDMPTYSDGGPVGAETEYCPFYAQYLEDLPDDEEGSPVEAVPFDFTETGMVTPEDLVARSVRRGTCPHSVMGALLGYAEVVIGNYYHAFDPTTTTAFTGALLDESTFVVCDEAHMLEPRVRDLVSDGIADATLREAETELSRVIQPVKFEREGRRAEGGSKTADADLVRSELADTDVSFDELVRTLEFLRDLRGELDRRVTAHLDRHYRGWESNLTDLEDEEIPLRDPREPAEDEITEWARNAGYTDVDWIRSETVGAVVARILNEAEDEDRTRAAPAVGRVLGEWYRRGHTDYFREIELERTWNETEPADSWRRAYTARLALHNCVPSDAIGARLDAFGGGILMSATLEPMDAFTEVTGLRYLAREEDRPVVERRYGLHFPAENRESFAVAAPKFTYDNRGRPGDDNPTRTHYADAIAKVARLPGNVLVGMPSYSEAEWAAGVLEDRVDKPILLDAASDDETTRSLKAEFFAGDGKVLVTSLRGTLTEGVDYSGDRLAAAVVCGVPIVNTSSPRTKAVRRAYDDEFEDGFTYALTIPAVRKARQAIGRVIRSPEDVGVRVLLDERYARDSWDSVRQFFPADDEFQPVSPDMLEHGLDRFRSRLASRSS; this comes from the coding sequence ATGACGAACTGGCGGATGGTGTTCGGCCACGACGAACCCTACGACGAGCAGGTCGACGGCATCGAGACCGCCATCGAAACCGCTCGGGACGGCGGCTATTCCGTCGTCGAGGGCGCCTGTGGCACCGGAAAGACGATGATCGCGCTCACCGCGGGGATCGACCTCGTTCGCGATCCGGACACCGACTACGAGCGCGTGTTCGTGCTCACGAGCGTCAAACAGCAACTGCGCCAGTTCGAAGCCGACCTCGAGACCATCAACGAGAACCTGCCCGACGACTGGAACCCGGTTTCGGGACTCACCCTCGTCGGCAAGGCCGACGTCTGCCCGTACAACCGCGCGAACGCGGGCGGAATCGACGACGGAAACGTCTACGATCGCTGCGAGACGCTGCGCGATCGGACTCGCGACTTGACGGGCGAGGGGGGCGACACGACGACGGGGACCCTCGCCGCGCGCGCCCGCCAGCAACAGACCGGCCTGGCCGACAGCGGGCGGACCGCCACCACCGCCCGGTTCCTCGAAACGGCGGGGGAACCGGCGCCCTACCCGCTCGACATGCCGACCTACTCGGACGGCGGCCCCGTCGGCGCGGAAACCGAGTACTGTCCGTTCTACGCGCAGTACCTCGAGGACCTCCCGGACGACGAGGAAGGCTCTCCAGTCGAAGCGGTCCCCTTCGACTTCACCGAGACCGGGATGGTCACGCCCGAGGACCTCGTCGCCCGATCGGTCCGCCGCGGAACCTGCCCGCACTCCGTGATGGGCGCACTCCTGGGCTACGCCGAGGTCGTCATCGGCAACTACTACCACGCGTTCGATCCCACCACGACGACCGCGTTTACGGGCGCCCTGCTCGACGAGTCGACGTTCGTCGTCTGCGACGAAGCGCACATGCTCGAACCGCGCGTGCGAGACCTGGTCAGCGACGGCATCGCCGACGCGACGCTGCGGGAGGCCGAGACCGAACTCTCGCGAGTCATCCAGCCCGTGAAGTTCGAACGCGAGGGTCGACGCGCCGAGGGCGGCTCCAAAACCGCCGACGCCGACCTCGTCCGCTCGGAACTCGCGGACACGGACGTCTCCTTCGACGAACTCGTTCGAACCCTCGAGTTCCTCCGGGACCTCCGCGGGGAACTCGATCGGCGGGTGACGGCCCACCTCGATCGCCACTACCGGGGTTGGGAGTCGAACCTGACCGATCTCGAAGACGAGGAGATCCCGCTTCGCGATCCGCGAGAGCCGGCCGAGGACGAGATCACCGAGTGGGCGAGAAACGCGGGCTACACGGATGTCGACTGGATCCGCTCGGAGACGGTCGGCGCCGTCGTCGCGCGCATCCTGAACGAGGCCGAAGACGAAGATCGGACGCGCGCCGCGCCCGCCGTCGGTCGCGTCCTCGGCGAGTGGTACCGCCGGGGCCACACCGACTACTTCCGGGAGATCGAACTCGAACGCACCTGGAACGAGACCGAACCCGCCGACTCGTGGCGCCGCGCGTACACCGCCAGACTCGCCCTGCACAACTGCGTCCCGAGCGACGCGATCGGTGCGCGCCTCGACGCGTTCGGCGGCGGCATTCTGATGAGCGCGACCCTCGAACCGATGGACGCCTTCACCGAGGTGACGGGACTCCGGTACCTGGCGCGCGAGGAGGACAGACCGGTCGTCGAGCGCCGCTACGGGTTGCACTTTCCGGCGGAGAACCGCGAGAGTTTCGCCGTCGCCGCGCCCAAGTTCACCTACGACAACCGGGGGAGACCGGGAGACGACAACCCGACCCGCACGCACTACGCGGACGCGATCGCGAAGGTCGCCCGCCTCCCCGGGAACGTCCTCGTCGGCATGCCGAGCTATTCGGAAGCGGAGTGGGCCGCCGGCGTCCTCGAGGATCGCGTCGACAAGCCGATCCTGCTCGACGCCGCGAGCGACGACGAGACGACCCGGTCGCTCAAAGCCGAGTTCTTCGCCGGCGACGGGAAGGTGCTCGTCACGAGCCTCCGGGGAACGCTCACCGAGGGCGTCGACTACAGCGGCGATCGCCTCGCGGCCGCCGTCGTCTGCGGCGTCCCGATCGTCAACACCTCCAGCCCCCGGACGAAGGCCGTCCGGCGGGCCTACGACGACGAGTTCGAGGACGGATTCACCTACGCGCTGACTATCCCCGCCGTCCGCAAAGCCCGGCAGGCGATCGGCCGGGTCATCCGCAGCCCCGAGGACGTCGGCGTTCGCGTCCTGCTCGACGAGCGCTACGCTCGCGACAGCTGGGATTCGGTTCGTCAGTTCTTCCCCGCGGACGACGAGTTTCAGCCGGTGAGCCCCGATATGCTGGAACACGGGCTCGATCGGTTCCGATCGCGGCTCGCGTCGCGCTCGTCGTAG
- a CDS encoding SHOCT domain-containing protein, with the protein MDRDSRRFDRPARLGRWHALVERYTPDGWLGRTLLGSTTGMSGLWLLALALFEVPRWGLSLAALFWLPALLGLGLPALALSLAVLWPVYLSLIGNIESADAYPRSRTDERAIPSGRESESPKRRDSAASAAEVDTPEPAASDPFGDLKRQYANGELSEDEFERRIELRLQDGTARSTAGDTGGAGVERRERVPDRN; encoded by the coding sequence ATGGATAGGGATAGTCGGCGTTTCGACCGGCCCGCTCGCCTCGGGCGGTGGCACGCGCTCGTCGAACGGTACACGCCCGACGGGTGGCTCGGGCGGACGCTTCTCGGATCGACGACCGGGATGTCCGGGCTCTGGCTGCTGGCGCTGGCCCTGTTCGAAGTCCCGCGGTGGGGGCTATCGCTCGCCGCGTTGTTCTGGCTGCCCGCGCTCCTCGGGCTGGGACTGCCGGCGTTGGCCCTCTCGCTGGCGGTCCTCTGGCCGGTGTACCTCTCGCTCATCGGCAATATCGAGTCGGCCGACGCGTACCCGCGCTCGAGGACCGACGAGCGCGCGATCCCGAGCGGCCGAGAATCCGAATCCCCGAAACGACGCGATTCCGCCGCGTCGGCCGCGGAAGTCGACACCCCCGAACCGGCCGCGAGCGATCCGTTCGGCGATCTGAAACGGCAGTACGCGAACGGCGAGCTATCTGAGGACGAGTTCGAGCGCCGGATCGAGCTCCGCCTTCAGGACGGGACGGCGCGATCGACGGCCGGTGACACGGGCGGCGCGGGCGTCGAGCGACGAGAGCGAGTGCCGGATCGAAACTGA